The genomic region GCTACGTCAAGATGGTCCAAGGCGAAAAGGATCCCCGCAACCTCATGGTTCTGTTTGGCGTCGACAAGGTGCTGCTAACCGAGTGGGTCATGGATCGTGAAATGACTGAAAGATTCTTCGACATTACCTTCTGCTACTTTCCCATCACCTTCCGTCCGCCACCCGATGACCCCTACGGCATTACCTCGGACGATCTCAAAGTGGCTCTGCGTGCCGCCATCTGTGCATCGCCCGCCTTGGCACCGCACGGCTACCCGCTTCTACTTGAAAAGCTCAGTGCCGCAGGtggtgctgccaagctcgatACACTTCGCACCCTCATCGCTGCGATGCCTGTGTATGGACGCGCTGCAGCGCTCGCAAATGCCACCAAACTTTGGGAGGGCCTCAAAATCGAAATATTTCACGCtaccgacgacgagaccgGCGACCTGGCTGTCGACACCCTGACCATCCTTCTTCACGTTCTCTACCATGGTGTGGACCCACCCGAAGGCATTGCTCCAAGAATGGTACATGActgcttggtcgagctcgaggagcCAGGCAAGTCGCTGGCAAAGGCAGCTATCCGGGTGCTCTCGTGTCTTGTGCGCGCTTCTGCTAGTACAGCCTACCTGGCCGTGTATGGATTCATGGACCAGATGATCAAGATGTTCGCGGACCCGGAAGATCTGGCACAGCGCACTCCCATCCTGGCCGGTATTGGTGAACTGCTCGATGCCCTTGCTAAAGTATACCGTCACGCTGAGCTTGCGCGAGCCAACGAGGACGGTAATACCAAAACCAAGCCTTCATCTGCTGCAAGCGAGATTGGCTCTGGTCAGCTGCTTCCAAGCACAGCTCCGGGTCGCAGCTACACCGGCGATAATCGACCCTTGGACCCTTTCCTGTctgagctgctcagctgccTGTCGAATGGCCTGCGATCTACGTCCTATCGCCGGTCTGCTATGCTTGTCTTTTCGTCGATCGTATCCATCTCGATtctcagcagcaatggcAATGGCACTGGCACTGGCACCACTGGCACGCAAAATGACGAAGTATCCCTCTCGAAATCAATTAAGCCTCTCCTTgactttgacgagctgagcttcCTCACGCGCCAAGTCGCCTCCTTGCTGACTTCTTCTATCGGCGACGACGTCCGTGAAGAAGCACTTTGTGCCATCGAGGTCATCTCTAACGAACGCACTGCCTCTACGCTCGCAGCAATCAATCCAACAGCCAAGATCATCGAACAGGTCGTTCTGCCCGTCttgctcgaaaagctgcCGGACCGGATTCAACTTTTCGATGACCCAGAACAACGAACGACAGGTAATGCCATGGACGACACCGCAGCCGAGCTGGACCTCATCAAAGCAAGCATCAGGCGCAGCCTTGGTGCCCTGTCACGCCTCTGTGTCGCGCCTTTTCTCTTCGAAGCTGTGGTGGTGAAACTTttcaccaagctcgaactGTGTTGTCGAACCGGTGTGCATGATGGCCCTAGCAGCGAGAGGGATATTGTCCTCGGCGTCACCAAAACCAACGAAGAAGGCAAATCCAGTTCCATGCTCAatgagcagctcagcgCCCTGCATGAGGCCAACTTGGGTTATGCACGCGGACTCATCCTCACTTTGCAGACAATGGTCGACCTCAAGAAACAAAacggccatcttgatcttgtcaagTACGCCCACACGCTTCCCTCTCGTCTGGTCAGCTTGACGCTGTCAAGCCTTGGCAGTGCCACGGACCAAGCAAATGCAGAGGTGAGCATCGCTGCACATCCGGCTGTCGTCGCGGATTCGGCCGCGCTGCTTGGCACGTTTGTCAAGCTACTCGACACAAGTCGTCAACGCGAGTTCTTGGCCAGTCTCAACCAGACTTTTGTTCAACGTCAGTCGACCTTTGTGGAAAGCGGTGAAAATGTGGAGGGCGCATCTCTCATTGCTGCTAATTCGCCATTGGAACAGTCGTTTGCGCCCTTCTTGCCTTCACCGGCATCTCAAAACGACCACTTTGCTATGGCAAGCAGAAATGCTGTGGCGCTTTTCGCAGCTGCTATTGTCGCTTCTGGCCCAGCTGCCGGTGTTGTTGTTCTGTCAGCTTCAGCAGATGCAACAATGTCAAAACATGACGCAGCCTTGGCTTCGCTCTCTCTTCTGCTTGATTGGACGCTGGCTGCGGCCAGCTCAAATGCTGACAAAGGCAGCACTAACTATACGATGGGCCAGACTTCGCAAGCTCTCCAACTCAACAGTGCATTCTGGATGGCAGTTTCGCTGACGAACAAGTTCATTGACGAGACGCAACCGGCTTtcctcgatctgctcgacacGTTCTGGGGCACGCATATCAAGAATCCCTCCACTACTGCATGCTCGGCGAGACAACGACGGGTGGCGCTGCagatgtggatgtggcTATCGCGTGCGCTTGTGATCAAATCATCCAAGCTTTCCGAGGCCATGTTGAATCGCGTGCTGATCGAAATCTTTGATGACGTTGCGAGTGGTATCGCCGGGCAAAAAAGAGCGACTCAACTTGTGGCCACAGCATCACAGCCTGCAAAGACCGAGGAGAGCGTTGACTGGAAGTTTGCGCGAGCAGCCGCTCGCGACTTGTCGACTATTGTGGGTGTCGGTGAAGACGGCATCACAACCAAGGAGAATGGCTTCACGGTGCGACTGCTATGGAAGCAAAAGCTGTTCTCCTTGTTGCTTCCGCGCCTGCTCGAGAGCTATTCGAGtgcggccaagctcgcgcaTCGTCACAACCATGTTGATGGTGAGCATTGTTCGCA from Mycosarcoma maydis chromosome 9, whole genome shotgun sequence harbors:
- a CDS encoding uncharacterized protein (related to Transcriptional coactivator MMS19), with protein sequence MSDLSQTIRAFIVGSFQQLPPSIVDDLANGSVSLLGIVRLLGEYLTSQEEDTRTRAVQLLSYITCHFLDTSAPLPPSKQPLASIFTIQAVRTLSSFFADKIADGVLISDNFVRSANAPEVVPDTASSARKNEAEQKTLQGSAMLVSSLNALTVLSACKATTAASADTAPTSPPPVKGFGQEQAHAVADALFSHVIATNHPQSLRFIIFRLLDSLVAHHRDALKAYRSSTSSAADEQPTQSTSATPHPMQVDPVADADALISGSETCQGKDFLQGYVKMVQGEKDPRNLMVLFGVDKVLLTEWVMDREMTERFFDITFCYFPITFRPPPDDPYGITSDDLKVALRAAICASPALAPHGYPLLLEKLSAAGGAAKLDTLRTLIAAMPVYGRAAALANATKLWEGLKIEIFHATDDETGDLAVDTLTILLHVLYHGVDPPEGIAPRMVHDCLVELEEPGKSLAKAAIRVLSCLVRASASTAYLAVYGFMDQMIKMFADPEDLAQRTPILAGIGELLDALAKVYRHAELARANEDGNTKTKPSSAASEIGSGQLLPSTAPGRSYTGDNRPLDPFLSELLSCLSNGLRSTSYRRSAMLVFSSIVSISILSSNGNGTGTGTTGTQNDEVSLSKSIKPLLDFDELSFLTRQVASLLTSSIGDDVREEALCAIEVISNERTASTLAAINPTAKIIEQVVLPVLLEKLPDRIQLFDDPEQRTTGNAMDDTAAELDLIKASIRRSLGALSRLCVAPFLFEAVVVKLFTKLELCCRTGVHDGPSSERDIVLGVTKTNEEGKSSSMLNEQLSALHEANLGYARGLILTLQTMVDLKKQNGHLDLVKYAHTLPSRLVSLTLSSLGSATDQANAEVSIAAHPAVVADSAALLGTFVKLLDTSRQREFLASLNQTFVQRQSTFVESGENVEGASLIAANSPLEQSFAPFLPSPASQNDHFAMASRNAVALFAAAIVASGPAAGVVVLSASADATMSKHDAALASLSLLLDWTLAAASSNADKGSTNYTMGQTSQALQLNSAFWMAVSLTNKFIDETQPAFLDLLDTFWGTHIKNPSTTACSARQRRVALQMWMWLSRALVIKSSKLSEAMLNRVLIEIFDDVASGIAGQKRATQLVATASQPAKTEESVDWKFARAAARDLSTIVGVGEDGITTKENGFTVRLLWKQKLFSLLLPRLLESYSSAAKLAHRHNHVDGEHCSHSHGEADVDAKTIYLVSLAGLLPSLPSTMLVERLEGVFPLLIQALALPDSKARSAAANAITVASEVGKKLAPPSSLPPSAPQFDPTALIAAHLNSIVTKLLCNIEPTPYTPPATRIAALRTLTSLAAKVPEDDEATHSTQRSDSGLQHHHLHPLRNLVLKHLGKHKIGIDDKIRSVRSYAVDARDAWFAISET